A region from the Acidimicrobiales bacterium genome encodes:
- a CDS encoding DNA repair exonuclease: protein MAERPHSFSFVHAADLHLDTPFSGVHAVAPQVATALRDASLAALDAIVDLAISRSAAFVLFAGDVYDGAERGLRAQLRFRDNLARLSRSGIASFVVHGNHDPVESGWSALGEGWPEGVTVFRPHEVTVVPVMHDGAQIATVQGISYARRDTAENLARLLTRPDGDGVHIGLLHCNVEGAPGGHANYAPCTLDDLRATRLDYLALGHVHERRILAGPGAGDPWVVYPGNSQARSPRASERGAKGAVVVEVRDSVVLEPEFVACDQVRFAEVAVDVAEFSEFGGLASELAALAEEARAAADGRSVVLRGVLGGRGGLHRDLARPGLLDELLRHLRDGSGALNPFVWWDAIVDESAAETEVEAGRGDFADDLLAIAAALEDEHLAAALAALAGEAPRPLRRPIDELLATREQRESLLAAASRLALSELGGSR, encoded by the coding sequence ATGGCCGAGCGGCCGCACTCCTTCTCCTTCGTCCACGCAGCGGACCTCCATCTGGACACGCCCTTCAGCGGCGTTCACGCCGTCGCGCCACAGGTCGCGACGGCGTTGCGCGACGCCTCGCTCGCCGCGCTCGACGCCATCGTCGACCTCGCGATCAGCCGTTCGGCGGCGTTCGTGCTGTTCGCTGGCGACGTCTACGACGGCGCGGAGCGCGGCCTGCGCGCCCAGCTGCGCTTCCGCGACAACCTCGCGAGGCTGTCGCGGTCGGGGATCGCCTCCTTCGTCGTCCACGGCAATCACGACCCTGTGGAGAGTGGCTGGTCCGCCCTCGGAGAGGGCTGGCCCGAGGGCGTCACGGTGTTCCGGCCGCACGAGGTGACCGTCGTCCCGGTCATGCACGACGGGGCGCAGATCGCCACGGTCCAGGGGATCAGCTACGCGCGCCGGGACACCGCCGAGAACCTCGCCCGCCTCCTCACGCGCCCCGATGGCGACGGCGTGCACATCGGCCTCCTCCACTGCAACGTGGAGGGCGCGCCGGGCGGCCATGCGAACTACGCACCGTGCACGCTCGACGACCTGCGGGCGACCCGTCTCGACTACCTCGCTCTCGGCCACGTGCACGAGCGCCGCATCCTCGCCGGCCCCGGGGCCGGTGACCCCTGGGTCGTCTACCCCGGAAACAGCCAGGCACGGAGCCCACGCGCGAGCGAGCGCGGCGCGAAGGGAGCCGTCGTCGTCGAGGTGCGCGACAGCGTGGTGCTCGAGCCCGAGTTCGTCGCCTGCGACCAGGTCCGCTTCGCCGAGGTCGCGGTCGACGTCGCAGAGTTCAGCGAGTTCGGTGGCCTCGCCTCCGAGCTCGCGGCGCTGGCGGAGGAGGCGCGGGCCGCGGCCGACGGGCGATCGGTCGTGCTGCGCGGCGTGCTCGGCGGTCGGGGCGGGCTGCACCGCGACCTCGCCCGCCCGGGGCTCCTCGACGAGCTGCTGCGCCACCTGCGCGACGGCTCCGGCGCGCTCAACCCCTTTGTCTGGTGGGACGCGATCGTCGACGAGAGCGCCGCCGAGACCGAGGTCGAGGCCGGGCGTGGCGACTTCGCCGACGACCTCCTCGCCATCGCCGCGGCGCTCGAGGACGAGCACCTCGCAGCAGCGCTCGCGGCCCTCGCCGGCGAGGC
- a CDS encoding glycosyltransferase family 39 protein has product MSQPRTSRPADRGAHYDRLLVVVDSSLQAPSGVATLPPPAVVGAAEQPPPTGLARRLRLLGIALLFALGLFLRLWALGRQPINSDEAVVGLMAHEILHGHFFAFYWGQSYGGVEPYAVALVFAVLGQSSFTLALTPVLLDALTVVLVVLLGRRLFSLRVGVAAGLLYWLWSETYIWQSTLEYGFRWAALVCGLGASLLALRALDPGAPHRGWSVAGLGLLSGVGWWATPEIAYYLVPVGLLFAYRLLRREAALRAGALALGAGAFVVGSLPWWWANLRSGFASLHAGVTPDPSFLSHLKTLAQHAVPMVLGLQLWSPTNDLNGSGHWLFGVAAGEAIAVAVVLAGLVWLLALARGGRAALLVLFALAYPFLFAASPFTYYWLDGRYSLFLPPVVALLAAAGVAELGGLLARRGRPLLGGALPALLLVGALALTGWALDSRSPYPANHVRGSSSRSWTTWTSDPSSYVGRLASELEARRQRTMYAGYWVSYVLDLESRGAITASDARLVRYPPYLTRVESDPRAAWLFVTPGHRSLVALHLGNAPLLDPGCAAVGNRCLDARELGIYLQRRRIAYRSVTLGDFTLVEPAHPVDPQAVFRYFAIISKVSAP; this is encoded by the coding sequence ATGTCACAACCGCGGACCTCGCGCCCCGCGGACCGGGGTGCCCACTACGATCGCCTGCTCGTCGTGGTCGATTCCTCGTTGCAGGCGCCGTCGGGGGTCGCCACCCTCCCGCCCCCCGCGGTCGTCGGAGCTGCCGAGCAGCCCCCTCCCACCGGTCTCGCACGCCGTCTGCGGCTCCTCGGGATCGCCCTGCTGTTCGCTCTCGGCCTCTTCCTCCGGCTCTGGGCGCTCGGCCGCCAGCCGATCAACTCCGACGAGGCCGTGGTCGGGCTGATGGCGCACGAGATCCTGCACGGCCACTTCTTCGCCTTCTACTGGGGGCAGAGCTACGGCGGGGTTGAGCCCTACGCCGTGGCGCTCGTGTTCGCCGTGCTCGGCCAGTCGAGCTTCACGCTGGCGCTCACGCCGGTGCTCCTCGACGCGCTCACCGTCGTGCTCGTGGTGCTGCTCGGCCGCCGCCTCTTCTCGCTGCGCGTCGGGGTCGCGGCGGGGCTCCTCTACTGGCTGTGGTCCGAGACCTACATCTGGCAGTCGACCCTCGAGTACGGCTTCCGCTGGGCGGCCCTCGTCTGCGGCCTCGGCGCCAGCCTCTTGGCCCTGCGGGCGCTCGATCCGGGCGCGCCCCACCGCGGCTGGTCGGTCGCCGGCCTCGGCCTCCTCTCCGGCGTCGGATGGTGGGCGACGCCGGAGATCGCCTACTACCTCGTGCCCGTGGGGCTGCTGTTCGCCTACCGGCTGCTGCGGCGCGAGGCGGCGCTGCGCGCCGGCGCCCTCGCCCTCGGAGCGGGGGCCTTCGTCGTCGGCTCGCTCCCGTGGTGGTGGGCGAACCTGCGGAGCGGCTTCGCCTCGCTGCACGCCGGGGTGACCCCCGATCCGAGCTTCCTCAGCCACCTGAAGACCCTCGCCCAGCACGCCGTGCCGATGGTCCTCGGCCTGCAGCTCTGGTCCCCGACGAACGACCTCAACGGCAGCGGCCACTGGCTCTTCGGCGTCGCCGCCGGAGAGGCGATCGCCGTGGCGGTGGTGCTGGCCGGGCTCGTGTGGCTGCTCGCGCTCGCGAGAGGCGGGCGGGCGGCGCTGCTCGTGCTGTTCGCCCTCGCCTATCCCTTCCTGTTCGCCGCCTCGCCCTTCACCTACTACTGGCTGGACGGCCGGTACTCGCTCTTCCTGCCGCCGGTCGTCGCCCTGCTCGCGGCCGCGGGCGTGGCGGAGCTCGGCGGCCTGCTCGCCCGCCGAGGGCGCCCGCTGCTCGGTGGAGCGCTGCCGGCGCTCCTCCTCGTCGGCGCGCTGGCGCTCACGGGGTGGGCCCTCGACAGCCGCTCCCCGTACCCCGCGAACCACGTGCGGGGGTCGTCGTCGCGCAGCTGGACGACGTGGACGAGCGACCCGAGCAGCTACGTCGGCCGCCTCGCGAGCGAGCTCGAGGCCCGGCGGCAGCGCACCATGTACGCCGGCTACTGGGTGAGCTACGTCCTCGACCTCGAATCCCGGGGCGCGATCACCGCCTCGGACGCGCGGCTCGTCCGTTATCCGCCCTACCTCACGCGCGTCGAGAGCGACCCGAGGGCGGCCTGGCTCTTCGTCACCCCCGGCCACCGCAGCCTCGTCGCCCTGCACCTCGGCAACGCGCCGCTCCTCGATCCGGGCTGCGCGGCAGTCGGCAACCGCTGCCTCGACGCGCGCGAGCTCGGCATCTACCTGCAACGGCGGCGGATCGCCTACCGGAGCGTCACCCTCGGCGACTTCACCCTCGTCGAGCCGGCCCACCCGGTCGACCCGCAGGCGGTCTTCCGGTACTTCGCCATCATCTCGAAGGTGTCAGCTCCGTGA
- a CDS encoding aminotransferase class III-fold pyridoxal phosphate-dependent enzyme translates to MSFDLNALLAERAGENLKLYGRHINPQLVRVLRSIGFDRQYVRAEGAYLYDNEGRRYLDFLAGFGVFGLGRAHPVVKKAVHDAIDADLASLVQMDAALLPGLLAEALLARCGPQMGRVFLTNSGAEAVEAALKFARFATKRSGVVFCDHGFHGLTFGALSANGGGEFRRGFGPLLPGFQQVPFGDIGALERALSRREVAAFIIEPIQGKGVNVAPLAYWDAVQELCRKYGTLLVVDEVQTGLGRTGKLWAHEHYGLVPDILTVSKALSGGYVPVGAMLCSTATSDAVYSSMERALVHSSTFKGNALAMAAALATLSVIDDEDLIDRARQSGDALGKALDPLVERYEFFHEVRGQGLMIGLVFGEPKSFRMRSRFKLLEAMHKGLFSQLVVGPLFQRHGILTQVAGDQMNVVKLLPPLVIGHEEVEYFVESLDEVLADAHRNALVFEFGKTLAKAALGRDR, encoded by the coding sequence ATGAGCTTTGACCTGAACGCGCTGCTCGCGGAGCGGGCCGGCGAGAACCTCAAGCTCTACGGCCGTCACATCAACCCGCAGCTCGTGCGCGTGCTGCGCTCGATCGGCTTCGACCGCCAGTACGTGCGCGCCGAGGGCGCCTACCTCTACGACAACGAGGGGCGCCGCTACCTCGACTTCCTCGCCGGCTTCGGGGTCTTCGGCCTCGGCCGCGCCCACCCGGTCGTGAAAAAGGCGGTGCACGACGCGATCGACGCCGACCTCGCGAGCCTCGTGCAGATGGACGCGGCGCTGCTCCCCGGGCTCCTCGCCGAGGCGCTCCTCGCCCGCTGCGGCCCGCAGATGGGGAGGGTCTTCCTCACCAACTCGGGCGCCGAGGCGGTCGAGGCGGCGCTCAAGTTCGCGCGCTTCGCGACCAAGCGGAGCGGCGTCGTCTTCTGCGACCACGGCTTCCACGGCCTCACCTTCGGCGCGCTCAGCGCGAACGGCGGCGGCGAGTTCCGGCGCGGCTTCGGCCCGCTCCTCCCCGGCTTCCAGCAGGTGCCCTTCGGCGACATCGGCGCCCTCGAGCGGGCGCTCTCGCGCCGCGAGGTCGCGGCCTTCATCATCGAGCCGATCCAGGGCAAGGGGGTGAACGTCGCCCCGCTCGCCTACTGGGACGCCGTGCAGGAGCTGTGCCGCAAGTACGGGACGCTGCTCGTCGTCGACGAGGTGCAGACCGGCCTCGGCCGCACCGGGAAGCTCTGGGCGCACGAGCACTACGGCCTCGTCCCGGACATCCTCACCGTCTCCAAGGCGCTCTCGGGCGGCTACGTCCCGGTCGGCGCGATGCTCTGCTCGACGGCCACCTCCGACGCGGTCTACTCCTCGATGGAGCGGGCGCTCGTCCACTCCTCGACCTTCAAGGGCAATGCCCTCGCGATGGCCGCCGCGCTCGCGACCCTCTCGGTGATCGACGACGAGGACCTCATCGACCGGGCGCGGCAATCGGGTGACGCCCTCGGCAAGGCGCTCGATCCCCTCGTCGAGCGCTACGAGTTCTTCCACGAGGTGCGCGGCCAGGGGCTGATGATCGGCCTCGTCTTCGGGGAGCCGAAGTCGTTCCGCATGCGCTCGCGCTTCAAGCTCCTCGAGGCGATGCACAAGGGGCTCTTCTCCCAGCTCGTGGTGGGGCCGCTCTTCCAGCGCCACGGGATCCTCACCCAGGTCGCGGGCGACCAGATGAACGTCGTGAAGCTGCTCCCGCCGCTCGTGATCGGCCACGAGGAGGTCGAGTACTTCGTCGAGTCGCTCGACGAGGTCCTCGCCGACGCGCACCGAAACGCCCTCGTCTTCGAGTTCGGCAAGACCCTCGCCAAGGCCGCGCTCGGGCGCGACCGCTGA
- a CDS encoding alpha/beta hydrolase has translation MPIALATLAAALCACSSPAPQAATTTTTVPPTTLPVPVTLTGTSPQGSYASLGPIERIPAPILAKGTAAPPASEPLLPYSAGSVRVGFRQFGSGPALLLVMGQHGTMTWWDPQLLTDLAAHFTVTIFDLPGAGYSAALAGSPTVESYADVAAGLVYSLQLKKPVALGWGLGGAVVLALAERHPSSVGRLVLVDSMVGGSRALGVPPAAAAVLASPTVTAGTVASLMFPATEPGARQAWLARVFQVSPDDIVASGVRSEASAAASLAGDRALGAGLGGIRSAALVIDGLADGVVPAADSTRLAMLLPKRKLDLVAGGGYAVLAEDEGALVSAIVTFAQSG, from the coding sequence TTGCCGATCGCGCTCGCCACCCTGGCGGCGGCGCTCTGCGCCTGCTCGTCCCCCGCCCCCCAGGCGGCCACGACGACCACCACCGTGCCGCCGACGACGTTGCCGGTGCCGGTCACGCTCACGGGCACGAGCCCGCAGGGCTCCTACGCCTCGCTCGGCCCGATCGAGCGCATTCCCGCCCCCATCCTCGCGAAGGGCACCGCCGCGCCGCCCGCGAGCGAGCCGCTCCTCCCGTACTCGGCGGGGAGCGTGCGCGTCGGCTTCCGCCAGTTCGGCTCGGGGCCGGCGCTGCTGCTCGTGATGGGCCAGCACGGCACGATGACGTGGTGGGACCCGCAGCTGCTCACCGACCTCGCCGCGCACTTCACGGTGACGATCTTCGACCTCCCCGGCGCCGGCTACTCGGCGGCCCTCGCTGGTTCGCCGACCGTCGAGTCCTACGCGGACGTCGCCGCCGGGCTCGTCTACTCCCTGCAGCTCAAAAAGCCAGTGGCGCTCGGCTGGGGCCTCGGGGGCGCGGTCGTGCTCGCGCTCGCCGAGCGCCACCCGTCGAGCGTCGGCCGCCTCGTGCTCGTCGACTCGATGGTCGGCGGCAGCCGCGCCCTCGGCGTGCCGCCCGCTGCGGCGGCCGTCTTGGCCTCGCCAACGGTGACGGCGGGCACCGTCGCGAGCCTGATGTTCCCCGCGACCGAGCCGGGTGCCCGCCAGGCGTGGCTCGCCCGCGTCTTCCAGGTCTCCCCGGACGACATCGTCGCGAGCGGCGTGCGCTCCGAGGCGAGCGCCGCGGCGTCCTTGGCGGGTGACCGGGCGCTCGGGGCGGGGCTCGGCGGGATCCGCTCCGCCGCCCTCGTGATCGACGGCCTCGCCGACGGCGTGGTCCCCGCGGCGGACTCGACCCGCCTCGCGATGCTCTTGCCGAAGCGCAAGCTCGACCTCGTCGCGGGCGGCGGCTACGCGGTGCTCGCCGAGGACGAGGGCGCCCTCGTGAGCGCGATCGTGACCTTCGCGCAGTCGGGCTGA
- a CDS encoding Gfo/Idh/MocA family oxidoreductase, whose protein sequence is MAAPVRMGIIGFGLATGPVVGPLEAGGRYEVVGCADPDPLSRSRFVERFSAPAYESAAELFEKGDLDAVYIATPTRLHEELTQLAFVRGVHVLVEKPIATSIEAAERMIDAAASAGCVLMVNHKHSADRDVLGMWQLTKDSGLGRVRAVHRWHFSDWFYRPRAEDERDPEAGGVVLRQGAHEFDMLRLLLPSSPVRLHGTTGDYDPERPGEGAYHAFIECEDGTVVTSIYNGYDHFQSEEFTSGLIEPTDIGVSRRRLKGEAHDATAEYDMKRNLGHPRGASFTSGVYGFTLMNCDEGDLRPAPRGAVLLYGEEGRRALYAEGPTGTEVIVDELYHAITDKAPALHDGSWGIACLELCLAIRASEQAGGPVKLTHQGSVDPELATRVLGDRVMTPVAD, encoded by the coding sequence ATGGCAGCGCCAGTCAGGATGGGGATCATCGGCTTCGGGCTGGCCACGGGGCCCGTCGTCGGGCCGCTCGAGGCCGGCGGCCGCTACGAGGTCGTCGGCTGCGCCGACCCCGACCCGCTCTCGCGCTCCCGCTTCGTCGAGCGCTTCTCCGCCCCTGCCTACGAGTCCGCGGCGGAGCTCTTCGAGAAGGGGGACCTCGACGCCGTGTACATCGCCACGCCGACCCGCCTGCACGAGGAGCTCACCCAGCTCGCCTTCGTCCGCGGCGTGCACGTCCTCGTGGAGAAGCCGATCGCGACCTCGATCGAGGCCGCCGAGCGGATGATCGACGCTGCGGCCTCGGCGGGGTGCGTGCTGATGGTGAACCACAAGCACAGCGCCGACCGCGACGTGCTCGGCATGTGGCAGCTCACCAAGGACTCGGGCCTCGGGCGCGTGCGGGCGGTGCACCGCTGGCACTTCAGCGACTGGTTCTACCGGCCACGCGCCGAGGACGAGCGGGACCCCGAGGCCGGCGGCGTGGTGCTCCGCCAGGGCGCGCACGAGTTCGACATGCTGCGCCTGCTGCTCCCCTCCTCGCCGGTGCGCCTGCACGGCACGACCGGTGACTACGACCCTGAGCGGCCCGGCGAGGGCGCCTACCACGCCTTCATCGAGTGCGAGGACGGGACGGTCGTGACCTCGATCTACAACGGCTACGACCACTTCCAGTCCGAGGAGTTCACGAGCGGCCTGATCGAGCCGACGGACATCGGCGTCTCCCGCCGCCGACTGAAGGGCGAGGCGCACGACGCCACCGCGGAGTACGACATGAAGCGCAACCTCGGCCACCCCCGCGGCGCCAGCTTCACGAGCGGCGTCTACGGCTTCACGCTGATGAACTGCGACGAAGGCGACCTGCGGCCCGCGCCGCGCGGCGCCGTCCTGCTCTACGGGGAGGAGGGGCGGCGCGCCCTTTACGCCGAGGGCCCGACCGGCACCGAGGTGATCGTCGACGAGCTCTACCACGCGATCACCGACAAGGCCCCGGCGCTGCACGACGGGAGCTGGGGGATCGCCTGCCTCGAGCTGTGCCTCGCGATCCGCGCCTCGGAGCAGGCGGGGGGGCCGGTGAAGCTCACCCACCAGGGGAGCGTCGACCCCGAGCTCGCGACGCGGGTCCTCGGCGACCGGGTGATGACGCCGGTCGCCGACTGA
- a CDS encoding ATP-dependent Clp protease proteolytic subunit — protein MSNDLRIADVLARSSGGDPGTFEIYQRLLRERIVFLGTQVDQATANLICAQLLLLESEEPDRDISLYINSPGGSVTDGLAIYDTMQYVRCDVSTICLGLAASMGQFLLCSGAPGKRYALPHSRILMHQPSGQMQGQAADIAIQAEQIIYLKRMMAERISFHTGQPVERIEADSDRDRWFTAEEAKEYGFIDQVIDRSTMMPSAISTS, from the coding sequence ATGAGCAACGACCTCCGCATCGCCGACGTCCTCGCGCGTTCCTCGGGTGGCGACCCCGGTACCTTCGAGATCTACCAGCGGCTGCTGCGGGAGCGCATCGTCTTCCTCGGCACCCAGGTGGACCAGGCGACGGCGAACCTCATCTGCGCGCAGCTGCTGCTGCTCGAGTCCGAGGAGCCCGACCGCGACATCTCGCTGTACATCAACTCGCCGGGCGGCTCGGTGACCGACGGCCTCGCGATCTACGACACGATGCAGTACGTCCGCTGCGACGTCTCGACCATCTGCCTCGGCCTCGCGGCTTCGATGGGCCAGTTCCTGCTGTGCTCGGGCGCCCCCGGCAAGCGCTACGCGCTGCCGCACTCGCGGATCCTCATGCACCAGCCCTCGGGGCAGATGCAGGGTCAGGCGGCGGACATCGCGATCCAGGCGGAGCAGATCATCTACCTGAAGCGGATGATGGCCGAGCGGATCTCCTTCCACACCGGCCAGCCGGTGGAGCGGATCGAGGCGGACTCGGACCGCGACCGCTGGTTCACCGCCGAGGAGGCCAAGGAGTACGGCTTCATCGACCAGGTGATCGACCGCTCGACGATGATGCCCTCGGCGATCTCGACGTCATAG
- a CDS encoding glycosyltransferase family 4 protein: MASVRGGDDGGAGAPLVFVTPRYGPGVVGGSEAVVAEAARGLAARGHRVEILTTCAKSHYSWANEFEAGSFVEHGVTVRRFATVAARSRVAAGELERRVQRSEHLSAGEEVAWVNGRFRVPDLYLHLVAHAASYRAIVLSPYLFWSTIYGADVAPERTIVMPCLHDEPYAWLEIVRETLSKVAGLWFLSEPEHQLTHRVAPALAPRHAVVGAAVEIPERYDPAGFKARHGLERPFIFYAGRREQGKGWRDLLAAYASAVARDAATFDLVTVGAGAPEIPEGLAGRVVDLGYLETEELPNAFAAAEALVQPSTNESFSRTLMEAWLAGTPVIANAAGEVVAWHCERSGGGLTYADESEFAHCLRFVAEAPKAAAALAAKGREYVLEHYRWEVVLDAMEQFLEDFPRR; this comes from the coding sequence GTGGCGAGCGTGCGGGGCGGGGACGACGGCGGCGCGGGCGCGCCGCTCGTCTTCGTGACCCCGCGCTACGGACCCGGCGTCGTCGGCGGCTCCGAGGCGGTGGTCGCCGAGGCGGCGCGCGGCCTCGCGGCGCGGGGGCACCGCGTCGAGATCCTCACCACCTGCGCGAAGAGCCACTACAGCTGGGCCAACGAGTTCGAGGCGGGCTCGTTCGTGGAGCACGGCGTCACGGTGCGGCGCTTCGCCACGGTGGCGGCGCGCTCGCGGGTGGCGGCCGGCGAGCTCGAGCGGCGCGTGCAGCGCTCGGAGCACCTCAGCGCCGGGGAGGAGGTCGCCTGGGTGAACGGGCGCTTCCGCGTCCCCGACCTCTACCTCCATCTCGTCGCGCACGCCGCGAGCTACCGGGCGATCGTGCTCTCCCCGTACCTGTTCTGGTCGACGATCTACGGGGCCGACGTCGCCCCCGAGCGCACGATCGTCATGCCCTGCCTGCACGACGAGCCCTACGCCTGGCTCGAGATCGTGCGCGAGACCCTCTCCAAAGTGGCGGGCCTCTGGTTCCTCTCCGAGCCCGAGCACCAGCTCACCCACCGGGTCGCCCCCGCGCTCGCGCCCCGCCACGCGGTGGTCGGCGCCGCGGTGGAGATCCCCGAGCGCTACGACCCCGCCGGCTTCAAGGCCCGTCACGGCCTCGAACGCCCCTTCATCTTCTACGCCGGCCGACGTGAGCAGGGGAAGGGCTGGCGGGACCTGCTCGCCGCCTACGCCTCCGCGGTGGCGCGCGACGCGGCGACCTTTGACCTCGTCACCGTGGGCGCGGGGGCGCCGGAGATCCCCGAGGGCCTCGCCGGGAGGGTCGTCGACCTCGGCTACCTCGAGACCGAGGAGCTGCCGAACGCCTTCGCCGCCGCCGAGGCGCTCGTGCAGCCGAGCACCAACGAGAGCTTCTCCCGGACCCTCATGGAGGCCTGGCTCGCCGGCACGCCGGTGATCGCGAACGCCGCCGGGGAGGTGGTCGCCTGGCACTGCGAGCGCTCCGGTGGCGGCCTCACCTATGCCGACGAGAGCGAGTTCGCGCACTGCCTGCGCTTTGTCGCCGAGGCGCCGAAGGCCGCGGCGGCGCTCGCCGCGAAGGGCCGCGAGTACGTGCTCGAGCACTACCGGTGGGAGGTCGTCCTCGACGCGATGGAGCAGTTCCTCGAGGACTTCCCGAGGCGATGA
- a CDS encoding glycosyltransferase gives MSRGRGIGRYAEQLALAIEEIDPSLVGAYLLNPRLPPPAAAEALVASGKLSYSRQLPEGCRVLHLLSPLDLELRLGELWPAECDSRGIALSATVYDLIPLVEPSAAIVDAVERRRYRARLELLHVAAGLQVLSAAVRRQLVEVLGIPAARVAEVGAAPHPRFAPPAVRERSRQLVEGRLGPLGLSGPYLFCPSGSHPRKNNEAMIAAFAAATAGGPWLQLVLSAELDAPTVHHYRHLAEGLGIAERLVLPGYLDDETLCACYQAAELVCVPSLAEGYGLPVVEALACRTPVIASDVPALDELVPPDRRFDPRDVSAIATAIAGALDAPAPAAALPGWHEVATRAVSHLAALARSSARPRARPSGLRRRPRLALVTPVPPAATGVAGYSLNLVEALVASEKVEVDLFVDGGRKGRAPAGVEQYAARALGRVEALKGRYDEVLYAIGNSHHHLDAHALLAARPGVVLAHDVRLSNLYRHAHGDPGLRPGGFAAALHRLYPGLPAEAGANGELTREHLERYGLLMAREVIARSSAFLVSSSSAAALAREDALGRDAAKIAVLPFALGAVDEREGLFAEEEVARPEALGPAGALWGADPSLLAGGPLLASFGIVDPAKCPELLLAAAALLQQRLPDLHVALVGPVSDALAAELEGLARTLDLGEALVLTGPLPAARYRSWLARADLAVQLRAAFNGEASAAIGECLAAGVPTVATRSGFVRDLPTDSLATVEAGCTPESLAALLAALLLDGTERASLAAAGREAARQRSFAASARALLSYLERLPVRSAR, from the coding sequence ATGTCGCGGGGGCGGGGCATCGGCCGCTACGCCGAGCAGCTCGCCCTCGCCATCGAGGAGATCGACCCGAGCCTCGTCGGCGCCTACCTCCTCAACCCCCGCCTCCCGCCTCCCGCGGCCGCGGAGGCGCTCGTCGCCAGCGGGAAGCTCAGCTACTCCCGACAGCTGCCCGAGGGCTGCCGGGTCCTGCACCTCCTCTCTCCACTCGACCTCGAACTCCGCCTCGGCGAGCTCTGGCCGGCCGAGTGCGACTCGCGGGGGATCGCCCTCTCCGCCACCGTCTACGACCTCATCCCCCTCGTCGAGCCGAGCGCGGCGATCGTCGACGCCGTCGAGCGCCGTCGCTACCGCGCCCGCCTGGAACTGCTGCACGTCGCCGCCGGGCTGCAGGTCCTGTCCGCGGCGGTGCGACGCCAGCTCGTCGAGGTGCTCGGGATCCCCGCGGCGCGCGTCGCCGAAGTCGGCGCGGCGCCGCACCCCCGCTTCGCCCCGCCCGCGGTGCGCGAGCGCTCGCGCCAGCTCGTCGAGGGGCGCCTCGGCCCGCTCGGCCTCTCGGGGCCGTACCTGTTCTGCCCGTCGGGCTCGCATCCGCGAAAGAACAACGAGGCGATGATCGCCGCCTTCGCCGCCGCCACGGCGGGCGGCCCGTGGCTGCAGCTCGTGCTGAGCGCCGAGCTCGACGCCCCGACCGTCCACCACTACCGCCATCTCGCGGAGGGCCTCGGGATCGCCGAGCGCCTCGTCCTCCCCGGCTACCTCGACGACGAGACGCTCTGCGCCTGCTACCAGGCGGCCGAGCTCGTCTGCGTCCCCTCGCTCGCCGAGGGCTACGGCCTGCCCGTCGTCGAGGCGCTCGCCTGTCGGACCCCCGTCATCGCCTCGGATGTCCCCGCACTCGACGAGCTGGTCCCCCCGGACCGGCGCTTCGACCCACGCGACGTCTCGGCGATCGCCACCGCGATCGCCGGAGCGCTCGACGCGCCGGCACCCGCGGCGGCGCTGCCGGGCTGGCACGAGGTGGCGACGCGCGCCGTCTCGCACCTCGCGGCGCTCGCGAGGTCCTCGGCGCGGCCACGGGCGCGCCCGAGCGGCCTCCGCCGCCGCCCCCGGCTGGCGCTCGTGACCCCTGTCCCTCCCGCAGCGACCGGCGTCGCCGGCTACAGCCTCAACCTCGTCGAGGCGCTCGTCGCCAGCGAGAAGGTGGAGGTCGACCTCTTCGTCGACGGCGGCCGCAAGGGGCGGGCGCCCGCCGGTGTCGAGCAGTACGCGGCGCGCGCGCTCGGCCGCGTGGAGGCGCTGAAGGGCCGCTACGACGAGGTGCTCTACGCGATCGGGAACAGCCACCACCACCTCGACGCGCACGCGCTCCTCGCGGCGCGGCCGGGCGTCGTCCTCGCCCACGACGTCCGCCTCTCCAACCTCTACCGCCATGCGCACGGCGACCCGGGGCTGCGCCCGGGCGGCTTCGCCGCCGCCCTCCACCGCCTCTACCCGGGCCTGCCTGCCGAGGCGGGGGCGAACGGCGAGCTCACCCGCGAGCACCTCGAGCGGTACGGCCTGCTGATGGCGCGCGAGGTGATCGCCCGCTCGAGCGCCTTCCTCGTGAGCTCTTCCTCCGCGGCCGCGCTCGCCCGGGAGGACGCCCTCGGGCGCGACGCCGCGAAGATCGCCGTCCTCCCCTTCGCCCTCGGCGCGGTCGACGAGCGCGAGGGGCTGTTCGCCGAGGAGGAGGTCGCACGTCCGGAGGCGCTCGGCCCCGCCGGGGCGCTGTGGGGGGCCGACCCGTCCTTGCTCGCGGGCGGCCCGCTGCTCGCGAGCTTCGGGATCGTCGACCCCGCGAAGTGCCCCGAGCTGCTGCTCGCGGCCGCAGCGCTGCTGCAACAACGGCTGCCCGACCTTCACGTCGCGCTCGTGGGGCCTGTCTCCGACGCGCTCGCAGCCGAGCTCGAGGGCCTCGCGCGCACGCTCGACCTCGGCGAGGCGCTCGTGCTCACCGGCCCGCTCCCGGCCGCGCGCTACCGCAGCTGGCTGGCCCGCGCCGACCTCGCCGTGCAGCTGCGCGCCGCCTTCAACGGCGAGGCCTCCGCGGCCATCGGGGAGTGCCTCGCGGCGGGGGTGCCGACGGTCGCGACCCGGAGCGGCTTCGTCCGCGACCTCCCCACCGACTCCCTCGCCACGGTCGAGGCGGGCTGCACACCGGAGTCCCTCGCCGCGCTCCTCGCCGCGCTCCTCCTCGACGGGACCGAGCGCGCCTCCCTCGCCGCCGCGGGACGCGAGGCGGCCCGCCAACGCTCCTTCGCCGCCAGCGCGCGGGCGCTCCTCTCCTACCTCGAGCGGCTCCCCGTGCGCAGCGCCCGCTGA